CGACGAGCACCCGGCGAATCGGGATCTGCGGCTGCTTGCTGCCGACATGGTGTTCGACCTGCCCGTGATCGGTGAGGCTGCCCGTAAGGCTGGGCACACCATGGCGTGTACGGCGGACGCACACCGATTGCTCGCCTCCGGCGAACTCACCGCGGTGTTCCCGGAGGGGTACAAGGGCCTGGGTAAGCGCTTCGAGGACCGCTACCGGCTCCAGCGGTTTGGCCGCGGCGGCTTCGTATCGGCGGCGCTGCGCACCAAGGCGCCGATCGTGCCGTGTTCGATCATCGGCTCCGAAGAGATCTACCCGATGCTGACCGATGTCAAGCTGCTGGCTCGGTTGTTTGGCCTGCCGTACTTCCCGATCACGCCGTTGTTCCCGTTGGCCGGTCCCGCCGGGTTGGTGCCGCTGCCGTCGAAGTGGCGCATCGCCTTTGGTGAGCCTATCCACACCGCCGACTACGCGGCCGCCGACGCGGACGACCCGATGGTTACGTTCGAGTTGACCGACCAGGTGCGGGAGACGATCCAGCAGACCCTGTACCGACTGCTCGCCGGTCGTCGCAACATCTTTTTCGGCTAGCGGGAATCCGCTACTTGACCATGGTGAACTGGCAAACGTCGGTGTAGCCGTCGCGGAACAGGTCCGAACAGCCGGTCAGGTAGTGCATGTAGATGTCGTAGACTTCTTGCCCCTGCAGCTCAATGGCCTTGTCTTTGTTCGCTTCCAGGGCCGCGGCCCAGGCGTTCAAGGTGGGCACGTAGTGCGACCCGATCTGATGGTGGCGGGCAATCTTGAAACCAGCCTGGGTCGAGTATTCGTCGACCAACGAGATCAGGGGCAACTTTCCGCCGGGGAAAATCTCGGTCAAGATGAACTTGATGAAGCGCAGCAGGCTCATCGTGATCGGCAGATTGCGCGCCTTGGCCTCCTCGGCGCTGGGCACCACGATCGTGTGGAGCAGCATGACGCCGTCGTCCGGCAGCACGTCGTAGCACATCTTGAAGAAGCGGGCGTAGCGTTCGTATCCCGCGTCGCCCGCGCCGTCGGCGAAGTGCTCGAAGGCGCCGAGCGATACGATCCGGTCCACCGGTTCGTCGAACTGCTCCCAGCCCTGCAGTCGTACCTCTTTCTTCCGGGGGCTGTCCATCTCGGCGAACTTTTGCTTGTCGTGCGCCAGCTGATTCTCGCTCAGCGTCAGGCCGATCACGTTGACGTCGTACTTCTCGATCGCGTGCCTCATGGTCGAGCCCCAGCCGCAGCCGATGTCGAGCAGTGTCATGCCGGGCTCGAGCCCCAACTTGCCCAGCGCGAGGTCACGCTTGGCGCGCTGGGCCTGTTCCAGCGTCATGTCGCCACGCTCGAAGTACGCACAGCTATAGGTCATCGATGGATCGAGAAACAGCTTGAAGAACTCATTCGAACGGTCGTAATGCGATTGAACGGCTTCCACAGGCGGAGAGAGCTGTTCGGGAAGTTTCACACCCCGTTGCGTCATTAGGCAGACCCTACTTCCGGGGTCAGATCGATGCAATGGCCGCCACGGTCGCGTCGGCGTCCGCCTCGTGGTGGGCCGCTTCACCCAACATGGTGACGATGCTGGTGACTACCGGCTTTCCTTCGGCGTCGGTAACTTCGCTCCGGATCTCGGCGAGCACGGTGCCGTGAGACTGGATGACGGAGTCGAGATAGGTGTCGAAGTACAGCTTGTCGCCCGCCAGGATCGGCCGGTGGAAACGGAACTTCTGGTCGCGGTGGAAGACTCGCGCGATGTTGATCGGGATGTTGAACTTGGTGAAGATTTCCAGCTGCACGCGCCGCCCGGCGATCGCCAGGAAGGTCAGCGGGGCCACCAGCGCGGGGTACCCGGCGGCGGCGGCGTCAGCCTCGCTGTCGTGCATCGGGTGGTCGTCTTTGATCGAGACCGCGAACTCACGGATCTTCTCGCGTCCGACCACGAAGTAGT
The nucleotide sequence above comes from Mycobacterium decipiens. Encoded proteins:
- a CDS encoding lysophospholipid acyltransferase family protein, whose translation is MGWGQVDIVAGETRANVIPLHANRGRVAARRRAGQRAETSRQHPSLLSDPNDRASAEQIAAVVREIDEHRRAAGATPTAEVPLTDLAQRVAAVAGFLRQRLTGDYNVDDYGFDPHFNNAIVRPLLRFFFKSWFRVEVSGVENIPSDGAALVVANHAGVLPFDGLMLSVAVHDEHPANRDLRLLAADMVFDLPVIGEAARKAGHTMACTADAHRLLASGELTAVFPEGYKGLGKRFEDRYRLQRFGRGGFVSAALRTKAPIVPCSIIGSEEIYPMLTDVKLLARLFGLPYFPITPLFPLAGPAGLVPLPSKWRIAFGEPIHTADYAAADADDPMVTFELTDQVRETIQQTLYRLLAGRRNIFFG
- a CDS encoding cyclopropane mycolic acid synthase family methyltransferase; the encoded protein is MTQRGVKLPEQLSPPVEAVQSHYDRSNEFFKLFLDPSMTYSCAYFERGDMTLEQAQRAKRDLALGKLGLEPGMTLLDIGCGWGSTMRHAIEKYDVNVIGLTLSENQLAHDKQKFAEMDSPRKKEVRLQGWEQFDEPVDRIVSLGAFEHFADGAGDAGYERYARFFKMCYDVLPDDGVMLLHTIVVPSAEEAKARNLPITMSLLRFIKFILTEIFPGGKLPLISLVDEYSTQAGFKIARHHQIGSHYVPTLNAWAAALEANKDKAIELQGQEVYDIYMHYLTGCSDLFRDGYTDVCQFTMVK
- a CDS encoding FAS1-like dehydratase domain-containing protein, whose product is MTVPEEAQTLIGKHYRAPDYFVVGREKIREFAVSIKDDHPMHDSEADAAAAGYPALVAPLTFLAIAGRRVQLEIFTKFNIPINIARVFHRDQKFRFHRPILAGDKLYFDTYLDSVIQSHGTVLAEIRSEVTDAEGKPVVTSIVTMLGEAAHHEADADATVAAIASI